From Myxocyprinus asiaticus isolate MX2 ecotype Aquarium Trade chromosome 10, UBuf_Myxa_2, whole genome shotgun sequence, the proteins below share one genomic window:
- the glb1l gene encoding beta-galactosidase-1-like protein isoform X3, translated as MYMTGLDAIQVYVPWNFHETVQGVFNFAGVRDLEYFLNLANQTGLLVILRPGPYICAEWEMGGLPAWLLQKPNIILRSADTDYLHAVSNWLAVLLNKMRPWLYQNGGNIISVQVENEYGSYFACDYNYMRHLRTLFRLFLGEDVILFTTDGNTDKEMSCGTLEGLYATIDFGTDTNITTAFNQQRKFEPKGPLVNSEFYTGWLDHWGDKHASVDTEKVSKMLGEMLSMGASVNMYMFEGGTNFGYWNGADHDTRFRSVVTSYDYNAPLSEAGDPTDKLLAIRDVIKNFRDIPVGPMPPATPKLAYGFVTLRKVGNINNLLDTLSPQGPVRSQYPLTFEEIKQYYGFMLYRTMLPRNVPEPTPLISPLNGIHDRAYVSVNGVYQGFMERDTTLVMNVTGRQGDQLDILVENMGRVNSGSYINDNKGLLGKLILGNDVLTDWLIYPLDIDTAVANGWLQSDHSGVRPGPGMEAGDGPVIYSGTLKPTGLAWDTFVKLNGWTKGQVWVNGVNLGRYWPQKGPQQTLYVPGPFLSATLPNNITVLELERVASHSRILFMDRPQLNSTGHNT; from the exons ATGTACATGACTGGACTCGATGCTATTCAGGT GTATGTGCCATGGAACTTCCATGAGACCGTGCAGGGGGTGTTTAACTTTGCAGGAGTCAGAGATCTAGAGTACTTTTTGAATCTGGCCAACCAGACAGGGCTGTTAGTCATCCTGCGACCGGGGCCGTACATCTGTGCAGAATGGGAAATG GGTGGTTTGCCTGCCTGGTTGCTACAAAAGCCTAACATTATCCTTCGTTCAGCTGACACAG ATTATTTACATGCAGTGAGTAACTGGTTGGCTGTCCTGCTCAATAAGATGAGACCGTGGCTTTATCAGAACGGAGGAAATATTATCAGTGTGCAG GTGGAGAATGAATACGGCAGCTACTTTGCTTGTGATTATAACTACATGCGGCACCTTCGCACTTTGTTTCGTTTGTTCCTGGGGGAGGACGTCATCCTCTTTACTACAGATGGGAACACGGATAAAGAGATGAGCTGTGGCACGCTCGAGGGCCTGTATGCCACTATAGACTTTGGCACAG ACACCAATATCACTACAGCCTTCAATCAACAAAGGAAGTTTGAACCTAAAGGCCCACTG GTGAATTCTGAGTTCTATACAGGTTGGTTGGATCACTGGGGTGACAAGCATGCTTCTGTGGACACGGAAAAAGTGAGCAAAATGCTGGGAGAGATGTTGTCCATGGGTGCCAGTGTGAACAT GTACATGTTTGAGGGAGGAACAAATTTTGGCTATTGGAATG GAGCGGATCATGATACCAGGTTCAGGTCTGTGGTGACCAGTTACGATTACAATGCACCTTTGTCAGAGGCAGGAGACCCCACTGACAAACTGCTTGCGATCAGAGATGTCATTAAGAAT TTTCGTGATATTCCAGTTGGTCCCAtgccaccagccaccccaaagcTAGCTTATGGCTTTGTTACACTAAGAAAG GTTGGCAACATTAATAACTTGTTGGATACACTGTCACCTCAAGGTCCAGTCCGGTCTCAATATCCTTTGACATTTGAGGAGATTAAACAG TACTACGGCTTCATGCTTTACCGAACGATGCTGCCGCGGAATGTTCCTGAGCCGACCCCTCTCATCTCGCCCCTCAATGGCATCCATGATCGTGCATATGTCTCTGTGAATGGG GTGTACCAAGGGTTTATGGAGAGGGACACCACACTGGTGATGAATGTTACTGGACGACAAGGGGATCAATTGGACATTCTTGTGGAGAACATGGGCAGGGTTAATTCTGGCAGCTATATTAATGATAATAAG GGTCTCTTGGGCAAACTCATCCTGGGAAATGACGTGCTCACTGATTGGTTAATCTACCCACTGGATATCGACACTGCAGTAGCCAATGGCTGGCTACAGTCAGATCACTCAGGGGTTAGACCAGGTCCAGGGATGGAAGCAGGAGATGGACCAGTGATTTACTCAGGAACCTTGAAGCCTACAGGCCTAGCATGGGACACTTTCGTAAAACTTAATGGATGGACAAAG GGTCAGGTGTGGGTAAATGGGGTGAACCTGGGAAGATACTGGCCCCAGAAGGGCCCTCAGCAGACGCTGTATGTCCCTGGACCTTTTCTTAGTGCCACTCTGCCAAACAACATCACAGTGCTGGAGCTGGAAAGAGTTGCATCACACAGCAGAATCTTGTTTATGGACCGGCCTCAGCTGAACAGCACTGGACACAACACATAA
- the glb1l gene encoding beta-galactosidase-1-like protein isoform X1 yields MNSHITFVLISVWILSIFSVLADSRSFSIDYKNNCFRKDGKPFQYISGSIHYSRIPREYWKDRLLKMYMTGLDAIQVYVPWNFHETVQGVFNFAGVRDLEYFLNLANQTGLLVILRPGPYICAEWEMGGLPAWLLQKPNIILRSADTDYLHAVSNWLAVLLNKMRPWLYQNGGNIISVQVENEYGSYFACDYNYMRHLRTLFRLFLGEDVILFTTDGNTDKEMSCGTLEGLYATIDFGTDTNITTAFNQQRKFEPKGPLVNSEFYTGWLDHWGDKHASVDTEKVSKMLGEMLSMGASVNMYMFEGGTNFGYWNGADHDTRFRSVVTSYDYNAPLSEAGDPTDKLLAIRDVIKNFRDIPVGPMPPATPKLAYGFVTLRKVGNINNLLDTLSPQGPVRSQYPLTFEEIKQYYGFMLYRTMLPRNVPEPTPLISPLNGIHDRAYVSVNGVYQGFMERDTTLVMNVTGRQGDQLDILVENMGRVNSGSYINDNKGLLGKLILGNDVLTDWLIYPLDIDTAVANGWLQSDHSGVRPGPGMEAGDGPVIYSGTLKPTGLAWDTFVKLNGWTKGQVWVNGVNLGRYWPQKGPQQTLYVPGPFLSATLPNNITVLELERVASHSRILFMDRPQLNSTGHNT; encoded by the exons ATGAATTCACACATTACTTTCGTTTTAATAAGTGTGTGGATCTTGTCAATATTTTCTGTGTTG GCAGATTCACGGTCATTCTCCATTGACTACAAGAACAACTGCTTCCGAAAGGATGGAAAACCATTTCAGTACATCTCAGGAAGCATCCACTACTCCCGCATTCCTCGGGAATACTGGAAGGACAGGCTGCTTAAGATGTACATGACTGGACTCGATGCTATTCAGGT GTATGTGCCATGGAACTTCCATGAGACCGTGCAGGGGGTGTTTAACTTTGCAGGAGTCAGAGATCTAGAGTACTTTTTGAATCTGGCCAACCAGACAGGGCTGTTAGTCATCCTGCGACCGGGGCCGTACATCTGTGCAGAATGGGAAATG GGTGGTTTGCCTGCCTGGTTGCTACAAAAGCCTAACATTATCCTTCGTTCAGCTGACACAG ATTATTTACATGCAGTGAGTAACTGGTTGGCTGTCCTGCTCAATAAGATGAGACCGTGGCTTTATCAGAACGGAGGAAATATTATCAGTGTGCAG GTGGAGAATGAATACGGCAGCTACTTTGCTTGTGATTATAACTACATGCGGCACCTTCGCACTTTGTTTCGTTTGTTCCTGGGGGAGGACGTCATCCTCTTTACTACAGATGGGAACACGGATAAAGAGATGAGCTGTGGCACGCTCGAGGGCCTGTATGCCACTATAGACTTTGGCACAG ACACCAATATCACTACAGCCTTCAATCAACAAAGGAAGTTTGAACCTAAAGGCCCACTG GTGAATTCTGAGTTCTATACAGGTTGGTTGGATCACTGGGGTGACAAGCATGCTTCTGTGGACACGGAAAAAGTGAGCAAAATGCTGGGAGAGATGTTGTCCATGGGTGCCAGTGTGAACAT GTACATGTTTGAGGGAGGAACAAATTTTGGCTATTGGAATG GAGCGGATCATGATACCAGGTTCAGGTCTGTGGTGACCAGTTACGATTACAATGCACCTTTGTCAGAGGCAGGAGACCCCACTGACAAACTGCTTGCGATCAGAGATGTCATTAAGAAT TTTCGTGATATTCCAGTTGGTCCCAtgccaccagccaccccaaagcTAGCTTATGGCTTTGTTACACTAAGAAAG GTTGGCAACATTAATAACTTGTTGGATACACTGTCACCTCAAGGTCCAGTCCGGTCTCAATATCCTTTGACATTTGAGGAGATTAAACAG TACTACGGCTTCATGCTTTACCGAACGATGCTGCCGCGGAATGTTCCTGAGCCGACCCCTCTCATCTCGCCCCTCAATGGCATCCATGATCGTGCATATGTCTCTGTGAATGGG GTGTACCAAGGGTTTATGGAGAGGGACACCACACTGGTGATGAATGTTACTGGACGACAAGGGGATCAATTGGACATTCTTGTGGAGAACATGGGCAGGGTTAATTCTGGCAGCTATATTAATGATAATAAG GGTCTCTTGGGCAAACTCATCCTGGGAAATGACGTGCTCACTGATTGGTTAATCTACCCACTGGATATCGACACTGCAGTAGCCAATGGCTGGCTACAGTCAGATCACTCAGGGGTTAGACCAGGTCCAGGGATGGAAGCAGGAGATGGACCAGTGATTTACTCAGGAACCTTGAAGCCTACAGGCCTAGCATGGGACACTTTCGTAAAACTTAATGGATGGACAAAG GGTCAGGTGTGGGTAAATGGGGTGAACCTGGGAAGATACTGGCCCCAGAAGGGCCCTCAGCAGACGCTGTATGTCCCTGGACCTTTTCTTAGTGCCACTCTGCCAAACAACATCACAGTGCTGGAGCTGGAAAGAGTTGCATCACACAGCAGAATCTTGTTTATGGACCGGCCTCAGCTGAACAGCACTGGACACAACACATAA
- the glb1l gene encoding beta-galactosidase-1-like protein isoform X2, which produces MMKEFSFWDSRSFSIDYKNNCFRKDGKPFQYISGSIHYSRIPREYWKDRLLKMYMTGLDAIQVYVPWNFHETVQGVFNFAGVRDLEYFLNLANQTGLLVILRPGPYICAEWEMGGLPAWLLQKPNIILRSADTDYLHAVSNWLAVLLNKMRPWLYQNGGNIISVQVENEYGSYFACDYNYMRHLRTLFRLFLGEDVILFTTDGNTDKEMSCGTLEGLYATIDFGTDTNITTAFNQQRKFEPKGPLVNSEFYTGWLDHWGDKHASVDTEKVSKMLGEMLSMGASVNMYMFEGGTNFGYWNGADHDTRFRSVVTSYDYNAPLSEAGDPTDKLLAIRDVIKNFRDIPVGPMPPATPKLAYGFVTLRKVGNINNLLDTLSPQGPVRSQYPLTFEEIKQYYGFMLYRTMLPRNVPEPTPLISPLNGIHDRAYVSVNGVYQGFMERDTTLVMNVTGRQGDQLDILVENMGRVNSGSYINDNKGLLGKLILGNDVLTDWLIYPLDIDTAVANGWLQSDHSGVRPGPGMEAGDGPVIYSGTLKPTGLAWDTFVKLNGWTKGQVWVNGVNLGRYWPQKGPQQTLYVPGPFLSATLPNNITVLELERVASHSRILFMDRPQLNSTGHNT; this is translated from the exons atgatgaaagaattttcattttggg ATTCACGGTCATTCTCCATTGACTACAAGAACAACTGCTTCCGAAAGGATGGAAAACCATTTCAGTACATCTCAGGAAGCATCCACTACTCCCGCATTCCTCGGGAATACTGGAAGGACAGGCTGCTTAAGATGTACATGACTGGACTCGATGCTATTCAGGT GTATGTGCCATGGAACTTCCATGAGACCGTGCAGGGGGTGTTTAACTTTGCAGGAGTCAGAGATCTAGAGTACTTTTTGAATCTGGCCAACCAGACAGGGCTGTTAGTCATCCTGCGACCGGGGCCGTACATCTGTGCAGAATGGGAAATG GGTGGTTTGCCTGCCTGGTTGCTACAAAAGCCTAACATTATCCTTCGTTCAGCTGACACAG ATTATTTACATGCAGTGAGTAACTGGTTGGCTGTCCTGCTCAATAAGATGAGACCGTGGCTTTATCAGAACGGAGGAAATATTATCAGTGTGCAG GTGGAGAATGAATACGGCAGCTACTTTGCTTGTGATTATAACTACATGCGGCACCTTCGCACTTTGTTTCGTTTGTTCCTGGGGGAGGACGTCATCCTCTTTACTACAGATGGGAACACGGATAAAGAGATGAGCTGTGGCACGCTCGAGGGCCTGTATGCCACTATAGACTTTGGCACAG ACACCAATATCACTACAGCCTTCAATCAACAAAGGAAGTTTGAACCTAAAGGCCCACTG GTGAATTCTGAGTTCTATACAGGTTGGTTGGATCACTGGGGTGACAAGCATGCTTCTGTGGACACGGAAAAAGTGAGCAAAATGCTGGGAGAGATGTTGTCCATGGGTGCCAGTGTGAACAT GTACATGTTTGAGGGAGGAACAAATTTTGGCTATTGGAATG GAGCGGATCATGATACCAGGTTCAGGTCTGTGGTGACCAGTTACGATTACAATGCACCTTTGTCAGAGGCAGGAGACCCCACTGACAAACTGCTTGCGATCAGAGATGTCATTAAGAAT TTTCGTGATATTCCAGTTGGTCCCAtgccaccagccaccccaaagcTAGCTTATGGCTTTGTTACACTAAGAAAG GTTGGCAACATTAATAACTTGTTGGATACACTGTCACCTCAAGGTCCAGTCCGGTCTCAATATCCTTTGACATTTGAGGAGATTAAACAG TACTACGGCTTCATGCTTTACCGAACGATGCTGCCGCGGAATGTTCCTGAGCCGACCCCTCTCATCTCGCCCCTCAATGGCATCCATGATCGTGCATATGTCTCTGTGAATGGG GTGTACCAAGGGTTTATGGAGAGGGACACCACACTGGTGATGAATGTTACTGGACGACAAGGGGATCAATTGGACATTCTTGTGGAGAACATGGGCAGGGTTAATTCTGGCAGCTATATTAATGATAATAAG GGTCTCTTGGGCAAACTCATCCTGGGAAATGACGTGCTCACTGATTGGTTAATCTACCCACTGGATATCGACACTGCAGTAGCCAATGGCTGGCTACAGTCAGATCACTCAGGGGTTAGACCAGGTCCAGGGATGGAAGCAGGAGATGGACCAGTGATTTACTCAGGAACCTTGAAGCCTACAGGCCTAGCATGGGACACTTTCGTAAAACTTAATGGATGGACAAAG GGTCAGGTGTGGGTAAATGGGGTGAACCTGGGAAGATACTGGCCCCAGAAGGGCCCTCAGCAGACGCTGTATGTCCCTGGACCTTTTCTTAGTGCCACTCTGCCAAACAACATCACAGTGCTGGAGCTGGAAAGAGTTGCATCACACAGCAGAATCTTGTTTATGGACCGGCCTCAGCTGAACAGCACTGGACACAACACATAA